Proteins encoded together in one Anaerolineales bacterium window:
- the secE gene encoding preprotein translocase subunit SecE, giving the protein MPKPSAKQPNVIVRLVNETVGELRKVSWPTRDEALRLTAIVMVVLIASSLFLGLIDAILTEVFRLLLA; this is encoded by the coding sequence GTGCCGAAACCATCCGCCAAACAACCGAACGTCATCGTCCGGCTGGTCAACGAAACCGTGGGAGAATTGCGCAAGGTCTCCTGGCCGACCCGGGACGAAGCCCTGCGCCTGACTGCGATCGTGATGGTGGTGTTGATCGCCAGCAGCCTGTTCCTCGGCTTGATTGACGCCATTCTCACCGAGGTATTCCGCCTGTTGCTGGCGTAG